The genome window GGTCTCCAGCGCAGGCATCGGCGGCGGTGGCGCCCGGGTCGATGTACTGGCCCCCGCACTCGTACGTGTCGGAGAGCGGGCCCTTGAGGGTGATGACCGGGGCCAGGGTGTCGTCCACCGTCACCGTGCGGTTGACCGGAACGGCGGCACGGCCGCCCGGGTCCTTTACGGAGTAGGTGAGCGTCTGAGCGCCGAGCTGCTTGTTGTTGATGCCGCCCGAGGTCTGGATGCGGTGGCTCACGTCACCGGCGCACTGGTCGTTGGCCGTGGCGCCGGGATCGTTGAATGGCATGGCGCACTCCAGCGGCAGGCTGGCGGGCCCGTTGAGCGCCATTGTGGGAGGCAGGGTATCTGCCACCGTCACGGTGCGGCTGGCATCCGAGGTCGCCGTGTTCCCGGAGGTATCCTGCGCGGTGTACTGGATGCTGTAGGTGCCTTCAGCGCTCGGGTTCACAACGGTAGTGGGCACTGCGGGAACCGCCCCAACGCACGCGTCATTGGCCGTAGCGCCCGGATCGTTGAACTCATCGCCACACTCGATGGTGGTGGCCAGTGGCCCGGTCACCGTGATGACCGGGGCCAGCGTGTCGCCCACGTTTACTGTGCGGGAGACAGCCGGTGCCTTTTTTCCAGACGGGTCGGTCACATTGTAGGTGAGCGTCTGCGCACCGAGTTGCTTGTTGTTGATGGCACCCGTCACGGTGATGCGGTCCGTGACATTGCCGAAGCACATGTCGAAGGCGATGGCACCGGGATCTACATAGGGGGTGCCGCACTCAAGTTCCTCGATGCTCGAGCCCCAGAGTTCCAGATTGGGCGGCTTGTTGTCGCTCACGGTTACCTTGACCGTGGCTGAAGAGCTGTTGCCCATGGGATCCATGGCGCTGTATTTGATGGTGAATGAGCTAGGCGAGCGGGGGTTCCCATCCTGGGTGCGGGTGACCCACACGTTCCCGAAGCACGCATCCCTGGCCATCACGCCATCCTCCATATAGGGCATGCCGCATTCGAGCGTGCTCTCGGTCGGGCCCATGACGGTGATGACGGGGGCCCTGGTGTCAGTCACATGCACGTCACGGTCGACATAGATTGGCCAGCTCCCGGGCTGGTCATCAATGCCCTGGTACTGGATGACATAGTTGCCCACGCGCATCCGGTCGACGTTGGAGAAGACGCGGCGTACATTGGCGGATAGGTCACCGCGGCATAGGTCGATGAGCTTGGGCAGCGGATCGTTGATCGTGTCGATGGCGCACTCGAGCGTCAGCGGAGCCGGCGTCTCGAAGGCGGGCGGCAGCGTGTCCACCACGTTCACGTCGCGGATGGCGGTGCTTTGCCGACCGCTCTTGTCCGTGGCGGTGTAGTTGACCGCGTAGTACCCCGGAACCGACTCGTCGATGTTCTCGGACGCGACGACGGTGGACGAACCCGAGCACAGGTCGGAGGCCGTAGCGCCGGGCTCGACGTACGTGTCGCGCTTGCACTCCAGGCTCATTGGGTTCTCACCCAGCAGGGTGAGGGCCGGGGGCAGCGAGTCATTCACCTGCACCGTGCGGGTGACCGTGGCCGAGGTGTTCCCGGCTGGGTCCTGGGCGCTGTAGCTCAGCATATAGTTACCCGCCTGGGTCGTGTCCACCGTGCCCGACACCGTCACCGGCACGTCGCCTGCGCACAGGTCGACCGCCTTGGCACCCGGATCCACGAACGGCTCCGAGCACTCGACCGTCACGTACACCTCGCCATTGAGCGCGATGCTGGGGGGAGTGTCGTCGTTCACCTTCACCGTACGGGTGACAGGCGAGGTGGCCACGTTGCCGGCCGGATCCTGCACGCTGTAGGTGAGGGTGAAGTTGCCCGGCTGGCCCGGGATGGTGGTGCGCGTGGCAATGACGGCGCTCGTCAGGTTGCCGTAGCACTGGTCGTTGGCCGTGGCGCCCGGATCCGTGTACTCACTGCCGCATTCGAAGGTGTCGGAGACGGGGCCCTGGACCGTGATGACCGGGGCCAGCGTGTCGCTGACGTTCACCTGGCGGGTGACTGACGGCGCGCTCTGTCCGGACGGATCCGATGCGTTGTAGATGACCGTGTAGGTGTTGGGCACATTCGGGTTGACCTCGCCCGAGCGGGTGACGGCGCCCGTCAGGTCGCCGGCGCAGGCGTCCAGCGCCGTGGCGCCCGGATCCGCGTACGGCGAGCCGCACTCCAGCGCCTGGGGGGCAGGCCCATTCAGCGCCAATGTGGGCGGCAGAGTGTCGGACACTGTCACGGTACGCTGGACCGGCGTGGCTGCGTTGCCCGAAGAGTCCTCCACGTTGTAGGTCAGCTCATACTGGCCCACTGCACTCGGGTTTACCGTGCCGCTCACGGCGATTGCGCCGGTCATGTCCCCCTCGCAGACATCCGCCGCCGTGGCGCCCGGATCCGTGTAGAGCCCTGGGGAACACTCCAACTGCTCGTTGCTGCCCACCAAGGTCAGCGTGGGCTTGTTCTGGTCGAGCACCGTGATGGTGGCGGTGCACGAGTCGGTATTGCCCTGGGAGTCCATGCACGTCAGCGTGACGGTGGTGGTGCCAGGCCCATACGGACCGACGGGACTCTGCTGGCAGCCCACCAAATCCTCATCCGGATCCCACGAGCCATTGTTGACGTTGCCATCCGCACCGCACGTCAGGTCGGCGACTAGTTCTAGGTTCTTGCAGAGAGCGTCAGGAGGCGATTCGGTCTCGAAATTGGGGATCTTGCAGAACGCGGTGCAGGCCCCGATGGCGCCGTTACCATCACGGGTACGGCCATTGAAGAAGCCGTCATCGCACTCTTCACCCTGCTCCGCATCCACATGGCCGTTGCCGCACCACTGCTGCTGGCAGGAGAACGAGCACGTCGCATCGGCGGGGGCTCCCGGCTGAGCCGGCTTGCCGTTACCCTCGGGGCTCTGATCGCACATGGCCATGGGCTCCGAGCCCTGACCACAGCCTGAGGAGAACGCCATGGCGCTCTGCGTCAGGACATAGGGCGTGCCGATGAAGGTCTTGAAGGAGTCCGGGTCCTCCATGAGGTAGTCCCAGTACTCGCGGGAGTTAGGCAATGAACCGCTGTTGTCCACGGCGATGGCTACCGTCGCGAACGTCTTGTCCGGGTAATTGCTGAACACCACACGTGTGGCACAGCCGCCGGTCCCACTCAGCTCGCCATCATTGCCGTAGAGGCCGTCCGAGAGTCCTTCCGGATACATCCGGAAAATGTGTCCACCATTGGCGTAGCAGCCGGTGCCGGCCACGGTGAATGAACCGAAGGGCTCCAACAGGGGCACCGGCGTTCCCGGGGCCGCGCCCTGATAGGCGCAGCCCAGCGAGATGTACATACCGGTCCGCGATCTGATCTGCTGGGCGACGATGGTCGAGACGATGTTCTCGATGAACAGAGGCGTGCCGTTATTCGTCGCGTCCGAGCCGCTGATGACCACGTTGCCGTCGACTGCGGCGCCCCAGATATTGCGGTTGTCGACTGCGGCCTGGAAGGCGCTCTCGCCGCCCTGGCACGCCGCATCACCGATGATGATGCCAGCGTACTGCTGGAACTGCTCCGGCGTCATTGCGCTCCACTGCGCGGGGGTCACCACCGTCGCTGGATAGCCGATGCTCGCCGCGGCCTGCGCCTCACGGCTGGACTGGCCCCCGGTGACGGTGGTGCCGAGAATCAGCACCTTCTTAGTGGAGTTGACCTCTTGCTGGGCCGTGCGCGTTGCTGCCGGGGCAGGCTCCTTCGGCGGCGAACTAGCCCCGTTTCCGCAAGAAATGGAAAAGGCTGACAGCGCCGTAATTAGTGCCCACGAGTTTCTTCTCTCGGCCAGCCGCACAGGGCCTCCTTTGAGCTGCTTGGGAAATGACAAGCCCATACAGCCCCCAAGAGACCCCCTGGAGTCGAGTTATGCACA of Stigmatella aurantiaca contains these proteins:
- a CDS encoding immunoglobulin-like domain-containing protein — its product is MLILGTTVTGGQSSREAQAAASIGYPATVVTPAQWSAMTPEQFQQYAGIIIGDAACQGGESAFQAAVDNRNIWGAAVDGNVVISGSDATNNGTPLFIENIVSTIVAQQIRSRTGMYISLGCAYQGAAPGTPVPLLEPFGSFTVAGTGCYANGGHIFRMYPEGLSDGLYGNDGELSGTGGCATRVVFSNYPDKTFATVAIAVDNSGSLPNSREYWDYLMEDPDSFKTFIGTPYVLTQSAMAFSSGCGQGSEPMAMCDQSPEGNGKPAQPGAPADATCSFSCQQQWCGNGHVDAEQGEECDDGFFNGRTRDGNGAIGACTAFCKIPNFETESPPDALCKNLELVADLTCGADGNVNNGSWDPDEDLVGCQQSPVGPYGPGTTTVTLTCMDSQGNTDSCTATITVLDQNKPTLTLVGSNEQLECSPGLYTDPGATAADVCEGDMTGAIAVSGTVNPSAVGQYELTYNVEDSSGNAATPVQRTVTVSDTLPPTLALNGPAPQALECGSPYADPGATALDACAGDLTGAVTRSGEVNPNVPNTYTVIYNASDPSGQSAPSVTRQVNVSDTLAPVITVQGPVSDTFECGSEYTDPGATANDQCYGNLTSAVIATRTTIPGQPGNFTLTYSVQDPAGNVATSPVTRTVKVNDDTPPSIALNGEVYVTVECSEPFVDPGAKAVDLCAGDVPVTVSGTVDTTQAGNYMLSYSAQDPAGNTSATVTRTVQVNDSLPPALTLLGENPMSLECKRDTYVEPGATASDLCSGSSTVVASENIDESVPGYYAVNYTATDKSGRQSTAIRDVNVVDTLPPAFETPAPLTLECAIDTINDPLPKLIDLCRGDLSANVRRVFSNVDRMRVGNYVIQYQGIDDQPGSWPIYVDRDVHVTDTRAPVITVMGPTESTLECGMPYMEDGVMARDACFGNVWVTRTQDGNPRSPSSFTIKYSAMDPMGNSSSATVKVTVSDNKPPNLELWGSSIEELECGTPYVDPGAIAFDMCFGNVTDRITVTGAINNKQLGAQTLTYNVTDPSGKKAPAVSRTVNVGDTLAPVITVTGPLATTIECGDEFNDPGATANDACVGAVPAVPTTVVNPSAEGTYSIQYTAQDTSGNTATSDASRTVTVADTLPPTMALNGPASLPLECAMPFNDPGATANDQCAGDVSHRIQTSGGINNKQLGAQTLTYSVKDPGGRAAVPVNRTVTVDDTLAPVITLKGPLSDTYECGGQYIDPGATAADACAGDLTGHIVATRSPVPGQPGTFTISYSVQDPSGNKAVAPATRIVREGGIQVRLSDFNVFLFEDYTLGSDVEGRVAAGGNISMKNFSVGWELPSSDTAPVLVAGGNLSLTQGGVWGDAAYGGTYSASNVTYVRGAPSKSTPVDFPTRSAEVRKLSTQLDSLPTNGLTRRESWGGLMLTGSSQDVNVFNVNASDLSSTVLLSIDAPAGSLAVLNIHGTSAKLAGGHVFSGGIDQQGVLFNFVDATSINAQGYGLWGTLLAPNAHVNFTNGSFDGGIYAKSLSGNAEGHLNPLRERVICNGPSFVAQLGGE